The Oreochromis niloticus isolate F11D_XX linkage group LG4, O_niloticus_UMD_NMBU, whole genome shotgun sequence DNA segment tgaacgaccatctttgaacagaggcggtggtttacaaCACCAACTACACCATCTATAATCCAATTTTGAGATCCCCTCCCAGACGCCTTAccacccactcacatcctgggccttctgccctcaggaaatcacatgatagggttggtcaaggtttcacaatgggcccacctgaaaccttggctgattgtgacctacacctgttttcacactttggcttgtgtgattagctagaggatcaatagggggtccatgaccctcttgggggacactcccacagggtttaaatctgggactcttcaccagttgctcttagaactgaagaagttctcgggtgagaggtgaaatgtcttcaagaaaagttaaagaagtccagacgcttctttctaagctccttagaATATAACGACATAGTTTCATAGTGGTGACAGTGTTTGAATCTTttaccaaaacacaaactactCACTCATCAGCACTCCATCTTTTGAGTCTCGTACTCTTCTCACggactctttttttttgctttgccaTCCTAAACATAATTTATAATACTGCTGCTATAtatgctgaaaaataaatagtTACATTTTGTGCAAATAACAGGCAGTGAGGTCAGGAAGTACCCAGCATGCCCCTCTGCCATCacacattttaaagatatttgagaCTTGTTTAGCCTCTGACCACACATGATAGAAAATGATTATTACAGTAAATATGTCAATTTACGACACAACAACAGCAGACAAACCATTGTAATATCAATGCCGGATGAAAATCAGTGTGAATTTGATAGCAGTGTCACTGATTCAGGACATGCAATGTCCCACTTGTATTGATTACATTATATACctaaaatgctgaccatttataCACCATACCACACTTTCTGACCATTACAGGCAGACAATGTACTGTCGAGGTGCTTTCAGTAAACTGCATGCAGCTGTCAGTGTCAATGCATGTCATAGCAGCGGCTcagtattgtattgtattttgaCTCTTCTGGATATATGACTCATAAATGTTCTGCTTTAGTTCCCTCCATAAGCTCTCATTCATTTTTTGTTGCACAGGCACATTTTACAAACATTAACGTGCCAGATTCTGACTTTGTTTTGAAAGAAAGTAAGAAGTATATTGTATCTGTAAGTCTGGAGTTGGTAAAGACCAAAAACAGATGgaaatgctatataaataaaactgaatagaaTTGAATTAAAGTAATAGTCACAGCAGACATTGTGCCCATACCGTCTCACTCTCAGCTTTCTTTCTGGTAATACTGTGTTGATCAACAAGTAACACACTTTATGTTACTGACCGTAATATCTGGCTGGTCCTTCATCCATATTCTGACTCCACAACTGCAAGGAGGCCAAGGTTTTCTGACCCCAGTCCTTAAAGATCACATCATGCAGTTCTAAGATCTTCATCTCAGATGATGCAGTGTAGTTTAGTTTGATGCCCTCTAAAAAATAAGATGATATGTTCACTTTTAGATGAATCGTTTTCACATTAACAGTCAGTATTAACTGAAGCAAACAGTAAAGTGTTTTCTGGACGTCTGTAGATCAGGTTGTTGTTATCACTTATGAGTCCAAAAACTGCAATGGTGGTACTGGTACAATAAAACAGCTTTCAGGTGTTTATCCATTGCTTTTTGTCATAGCTGAAGTTGTCTTGTGGCACATATTATTTGGGCAAACACCAGCAGTATAGATGTTTTGGGTTTGTTGTTGActctttaaattaaattaatttgatttaaatttaatttgatcTGGACTGACTTTATGGCACCGGCCAAACTTAATATACTTGTGATAAAACACTGTTTACAGGTTGCTCATGATATTCATATGAAGTGCACACTCAGGATATAACCTATAAAACATAAACTAACTGCTATAAACaaagcagttttatttttttacatagtTTGATGGCAAATGTTTCCTGGCTTTTTTTCTcagattaaaatattttcaaatggaataaaaaagTTAGGGTGACCAGAAGGTTCTGGGTTCGAATCCACACTTTCTATGGTCTTACTATGTCTGTGTGGACACTCTCTGGGTACGACAGCTTCCtaccacagtccaaagacacgcatggggttaactggtgattctaaaaaAACTCGAGGTGTGAATGTGAACGTGAATAGTTGTCTGTCTCCGTGACCTGCCACACAACTCTGAATTGGATAAagggaagaaaatgaatggatgatCCAGCTATAGTAACATGTAATGACTGTACCTTTAGTCCAGAGAAACTCCAACGGGTTGTTTTCATCAGTAGCTTCCTTCCCCACTAGAACTGAACACATACAAACAGTTGTTTAGTTCTACTGTTgcatattaaatacatttagcAAATGCTCTCTCATAACAAGACACATTCAAGACACACAGATTTCTACCTTTTAACCAGTCAAGAATATAGTTCACCAGACTCTCATCATCTGCTAAAGCACTTCCCACTAAGCCTGCAGAACAGACCAGACACATAAAGGAGAcacactgtgaaaacattaattttaataataaaaatagaacaATATACCTGTgaaaacactgtaaataaaaagaatattaGGACAAGGGAATAGTGGAAGACACGTGGGAGGTTCTTGGCACTGTACAGCAGTCTGAGGACAGGATTTTGCACGATCCAGTATCATCACATGAGCAGCGCAGTTGTACACAGATATTCCTGAGGCTCCACAGAGAGCCACACCTAGGTACCCGCATCACACTGACAAGTATCTACTTGTCAGTGTGATGCAGTTGTGTGACATATATGAGTTATCTGTGTTGAATGACCAGAATAATATGATTTACTAATAAACCCATGATGATTAAATTATTTTGtagaaacactgaaaatgtcATGCAATGCAAAAAGCATCTTGCATGACCTCTTAACAGTGATAACAAATGttcatttaattattatttgatCTCTATTTgaactgtaaataaacaaaatacatgAATTTAGTGTTTGTTGGCCAAGTATATTTTGTCTCAGGCTTACAGCTGTTGCACCAGCTGCGTTATTCAATGCTCATGACACAAGAtaaaaattattgttattattacattCCTTTGTTTTGGGGGAGTTGGTGTTTCTAGCAGAGAAAGAGATGGATGCACCTTGCAGCGTGACCATGTCTAGTTCTGGCCCTTTAATGTCAGAGCCGGCTCCGTGGATTCTGCTGCCCAGGTTTGTAGTGTTAATGAAGAGACCTACATCTATAAAGCCAGCCTGATGAGGAGTCATCTCAAACCATTTGCCtgagacaaacacagaaaaacagaagcaaaaagACTGAGGAGTGACTCTAAAGAGAGCAATATACACATGAATAACATTTGGAGACGTATGTTTGtgtcattgtttgtttttagtacCTTTTTCAGAATCATGTTGCAAGCAGTTTTTGTTCACTGTGCTGTAAATGGGATAAGGATTGGTGATGCTTGTGCCATCCTCAGAAAGACTTCGGACATCCAACTGACAAAAACAACGAAccagataaataaaaaacaaaaataaataaataaataaaccgtCAACGCTGAACTGagataaatgaaataaatataaaattaagaCCGGGATGGATCATGTTGCTTTAGGAACATAAATTATGAAAACTAGCAAGACCTCTCTTATTTGAAGTCTGATAAAACCTTATTGAATTCTTACGTGATATTGCATTTTTCTTGCTGTAACTGCCTAATAACCTAACAATGACCTGAGAGCAATCCACACCAGCTGCATTGCAGAGCATTGCGTCACTTCATACACATCAGTGGTTGCCCCCAGAATGCATTGTACAGACAGAAGAATCAGGAATGACACAGTGGAAAGGATGCAGTAATATGTATGTCACATGGAGCATGTGATAACATGGTCACAAAGTGAAGATGGGCTTTTTAGCTGGAAACTCACCCTGGACCAGTAGAGGAACTACCTGCTGAACTGGATTCCATCTCAACTGTCACTCCTACTCATTCTGTTTTCccataatgatttttttaatgttataaaaGGTTGATTCTTGTTTGGGCTCATAGTGAAGTTTTGCTCTTCATCTGTTCATCTGTAGAATTTAATTATGGTAATCAAATTATACCAGAGAGGATTGCATTTTAGGTCATCAGGTGTGTCTTCTGGAATTCTGCTGTAATCTTACTTTCCTGATTTGCATTTGTGTAGCTCACAGCATTACCCTATACACTGTAAAGCCTCTGCTTCTCCTGAAGCTTAATTTAGACTTCTGTGTTAAATCTATGATGTAACCTAAGGGCAAGTTATAACAATATTTATGTCTTTTTTAAAGCATCATAATACAGTGTATTCTGATCATGTTGTGGGTAGTGATAGGTAGATAAAGCGAGTACACTGACACCTGGTGGTTTAGCGCAGACTTTTAGCATGCTGTATGGAGACACAAGCCTTTCTGTCATTATTAGCATAatgtttgcattcattcatttattcagtgCACAGGCATCCTGTAGTGTGAAGCCACATTACCGTGTTTCTGCATTTCTAGAATAAAATGAATCCAGTAGATTATTTTCGGCTGTACCTGTTTCATGATGAAAGCAGAGGTTAAGACCCCCCAGATGTCAGTGAGAGAGAAATGACCATCTTTTGCCCTCTTGGCCAAAAAGATCAGAACATCTGTAAACTCAATCCCAGGCTTCAACAGCCTGGACACAGCATTGCCCATGTTGGTGCTCCACTGGTAGTCACTGTATAAGGTGGCCATGGACCTGAGGGAAACAGACCACAAAATACTCACCCCACACACATTATAAGGAACTATTCAGCCTTCGAGCTAGTAAAGTCTATCTAACCAGTTATGTATGGCGTGACTCTGTCTGTACTTGTTTACCAGGCAGACCCAGAAACTCCTCCCAGGTAGAGCACAGTGTCCAGCAAACCGTCTTTTTCCATCTGAAAGAGGGATCCCATCAGACCCACAGCTGCTCTCTGACCTCCGCCTGACCCCAACAGTGCAATGTGAGGAACCATAtcctggtgaaaagagagagaaaaataggTGGGTGATGGAAAAATAAAGCTACCCAGCGGACAGATGAGTCAGTCCAATGAGAATGAAGTGCTTTGTTTGGTCCAGATTTCTCTGATTTCTAATGTGCATGTTATCCTATTTAATAATTCCTGGAAAGCAGACAAGTCAAAAGATCTTAAAGTGATCAGaaatttatgttattttactgtAGTTtacatatatactgtatatatggaAAAGCTGAAACGCTGGCTGGCACTGAAAAATAAGCTACTGACAAAGAAAAagggaaggaagaaaaaaagacttatGACTTATGTATTTGAGAGTTTTCTCACCAGTGTACATGTGATTCCCAGTTTATTGAGTGATTTCTGAACTACTTGTTTCCTCCTCAGGACAAATTCCTGCTCTCCAGCAGATAAGGATTGTGACTGATGTACATACTTCTGCAACACACAAGGCAGTATTACAGGACGCACATAAGAAAACTTTAAGGTTGGGATCTACAACATAAATATTAACTGtataaagtttcatttttaatatacaCTTTAAAGggtttgtcattttaaaaaaatgacaaaaaaagtaGATAAACTTGTGTAAAAACATTGAATTTCTCTTTAATGTTTGACTGTTTCTGGATCTTGACTGTTTCATAATGAACATCATAAAAGCCAAACATTATATCTTTCTATCTCATTCTTGGATCTTAATGCTTGATTCATAATGCAAACACAACAAGAACACTCAAACCTCTCTGTACATGATTAAATATGAAACATCAGGACTCATAAGACCTGCTTCAGAAGACATTTAGCTTCTGTGGACTGAATGATTTTCTTCACCTTGAACTCTGAAAGAGCTGGATTCTTCTGCTGAGGGATTGTCCACAGGTTCCTCCTGTTGTCCACAGGTAGTCCCATAGATCCCATCATCACAATacaaacacagagcagaccAGTCGCCCGGCTGGCATATCCACACAACATGGCTGGATGTGGACGCAGCAGCGTAAAGATTTTcctctagctcagaagtccttTTTATGTCCTACTATCAGGCAACTTCATGGTAAATTAGAACAATGCTGACGTCAAACAGACATATCAGAAAATGATACGGAGGCAGAACAAGTTCTGTATGTTCACATCTAAATGTCCTTCATATCACTCTAACAGTGCATTTATCTGCAAAGCAaaacataactttttttttcttgtgttgtaatTTAAATAAAGCCTTTATTTTCTTGGGTAAATTTTTtgggagaaaaaaattctttaaCTATTTTACTTTTGAATTTATCCAGTCATTTATAGGCCCAGTTCTGCCTCAAGTTGTTATTCAAagatttgtatagcacttttgtCAGACAAAGGCTCACTGCTTCAAACtgagaaagaaaatatatatatagaaacTGTAAttcaaactaaataaaatataaaagaaagtATATAAAAGTATCTAAAAGCCTGTGTAAAAAATAACATCTTTATGTTTTATGATCTAAACATGACCTCAATGTTAGCAGAGTGAATAGTGCATGGAAACCATGGTCTCCAAGAGTCGTTAGGTGAGTATGAAGCACGACCTGAAGACCTGACACAGTGAGAGGAGGAATATGTCTGTATACAGTCTGCAATATATGTTAGTGCAAGGCTCTGAAAGTGAAGatgcaaattttaaaatgtattctaaaTTTAACTGAGAGCAAATAAAATGGGAGTAATATGTGATCTCCTATTAGTCCTGGTTAAAACTgtagcagcagcattttgaacaaTTTGAAGGAGTTAAAGATGTTTTcttaaaacagaaagaagagaaTTACAATAACACAATAATCTAAATGAGAGGAAATTAAATCATGAATAACCATTTCCTTTTCAGCTTAGGACACAACATCTCTCAGTTGAGCAACATTGTTCAGATGGAGAAAAGGAGAATGGATCAGAAAAACTGACAACAGAACCTAAGGACCCAACAGATGCTTTAATCTTTAGGCTCAAACTGTCAGGAGCAATAAGCAGAATCTCAGGTTTTCTTCATTTAGCTGCAAGGAATTTACAGCTAGGTAATCCTTAATACCTCCAAACAGTAATACGGTAGAAAGGACATGTGCTTTAAAAGAGTAACACagctgaatatcatcagcataaaaaaTTTATGAAAACTTGGCAAATACATAGCAAGCAAAGCAGAGACCCCCGTTTAGAAGTTTGCAGGTAGTGTGTAGATGAGACTTGGTTCAACAGGGACATGcttgaaaaatgtaaattattacATAAGAGCAAACAgaattaaatttctttcaaaACAATGATTTGGGTAAAACATCTATAGGAGATGACTATCGTTGGTTATCTTTATGTTCTccaaaagaagcagaaaaaaataaagctttcCACTATGTTACAAGCCATTAAAAAGAAGGCTAGATGTTGGTGAAGCTGcctgaacatttttattttccctACAAAAATACTGGTATATATGGAGATGTGggagttcagttcagttcaatttatttacatagcactGCTTTTGACCAAgcacagcgggaaggaaaaactcaattttaacaggaagagacctctaGGAGGCTCAGGCATAGCCATTTGCTGCCACTGGTTGGGGGTGACGGTAGGAAGACAGGATagcagacacactgtggaagagagactgagtttaataataaataatgattgATTTCAgggtggtgtataaacacatagtgagtgaaaaatgcgagtgaagaagaaaaagttgATTTTACCATAGTATTCCCATATTAGGCAATACTTGTATAAATGTCCCACACATGGTAGGAATTAACATTCCTCTATGTGTTTGGGCTCATTTGACTTCTTCTGAACAGACAAATTTAGCTAGAGAGAAGCTGACAGAAACAAGAAGTTTCCCTGCGGGGTGAATTTACCTTTGGCCTTTAATTTGAAAAGAAGGTTGTTGTCGCAACATGCAAACAGGACTAACAGGTTTCATGAATGCAGTGGTTTGTCTTTGCCTTGTGAATTCTGTCATTCTTTCACAGGCAGCGGATAATATGGAGGGTAATGTAGCTCTGTCTGAGGTGAGGCATAAATGAGAATAGATTTGAATTGACTACATGTTGCATGGTCTATGTAGCAGTTGAACATCTAAATTATTAAGTTAAAGTGCCATTTAGatctattttgtatttttaaaataaaattcatgGTACTTTATACTGGCTTTGACTTGAAAACAGTGTTTCCAAGCCAAATATTGGACATTATACTTAATTAATTCTATCTAACTGTAGTTACTTTACAGACAAATAATCttggatatatttttatatatgaaGACTCAAAATAAGGAGCTAGCCTGAAGAATATGAAAGTTATCTCAACTAGGTATGAttatggaaaaaaatgtaattctgAAAATGGGCTATTTTGCATTTACAAATATAATTTCTATCCTGCCAAATTTCTATATCACCTTTTATTAGATGATTCTTATTTCCGTTTATACAATGTGGATGAACTGAAAAATATTAGCATTCATATACACTATCATAAAAATATTCCCTGGGAAATGTGAGGAAAAAGTGAATATGCCTTCTTTATAAGGTTTCATATGATATTACTCTGCTGCAGCATATGAatgtacaatatacaatatGTGTAATACATTTCAGTGTCTGAGTCAGCTTACCTCTGGGTTGAAGTCAGTGCTTCTCTGTCCTTGATTGTTTTTGCAGAGACCTATCCGTCAGTCCCACTCTCTGTGTGCTGGTGAGAAGGAGTATGTGCACAAGAGGAAACAAATAGTTCTGCATTCACTCAACACTCTGGAAATCAACTGTACAGCTGTAAGATAGAAACTGTCTCCTCATCCttctgtccccccccccccccccccccctttcttttttttcctttgacttTAATCTCCAGCTCAACTtacctcatttttttttttcaccaaatGTGTGTAGTACTTAAAGTATATGATAAAGGAAAATACACTGGGTGATACTGTTGTGCTTAACAACATGTGACGTCTTTTATAGTAAGgaaagcagagatgaggagGAGAAATGAAGGTGGTGTGTTAACAAAACAGCAATATAAATATTAGGTCAACCAGGTGATTTTTCATAAATTCTAATTTGAAAGCATTGGAGCAGCAATGAGAAACCAGGCTAGCCAACAAAGCTGCTGACCTCTCAGCTGCACAGCTAAAACCATTGTTAATGGGACCCAGATATGTCCATGAAATTAAGAGATGCAACAGATTCCGAGGGAATTGGAGACAGGAAGATTCAAGCCTGCCTTACAGTCAAGCTAACGTAACTTGGATGTAAGTTAAAAGTTAACACGAGCCAACGATGAGAGAAAGCTTTCGGACAGAACACTttttgcacagtgatagaaagagagaaacaaatttattttggttttaactgatatacatttttagatttcactGAGCAAGTACTGCTTGCTTTGCTTTCTCTGACAGGACATCACTGGTTAATAGCCTCTTGTTTACATTGCAAATTATAGAAACTGTTATGGGTTTTTTATGCGGAACTTTGGATccagtttgttttggttttctaactttgtgtttttttttcatgtcttgATGAATTATTATTAGCAGTAGCAATAATAGTTTGAGCTCCCTTAGTGTCACCCTGTCTGTTTGTCCTTCTGTCCGCCGGGCACTATTATCATATTTAGGCTTAGTTGTGTCGTCCtgttcctgttcttagctgttTTGCTTTGATATCTGGTTTTCTATCACgtctttttgtggtttttactTCCTTTTTGTGTAATTATCTTCATCTGTGTTAATTATAATAGTCGTCAGTATATTTATAGTTCTGTCATTCACTTTTTTAGGATGgtgttttttatatgtttttttaagctgttttcCCAGCATGCATTTGTTTGTCAATTTGTttctttacatttatgttaCTTTCCTTCTCTGTTGGATTTGTGGAGTTCTCCTGGCAGTCTTGTACAgtatttttgttgtattttatagATGGGCTTCAAAGGGGGAACAACAACAGGGAAAAGAGGTTCTTTAGGGTGTAGTTTATATatgggctttttaaaaaaaacatttatgtttTGGTAAATATGACCAAGTAGTTTTCATGCTTCAAGCTAATCAAGCTATAACAGAGAACTGAAAAATCCCCAacaaaaccaaccaaacaaaaacataaaggaaaaacaaaatttcTTGAAAGCTTTTCTAGCAGACACCCCTGAAGCCTTGATCTTTTATCTCAATGCACAATGAGTCAGGAATATAATTTACATGTATAGATGCCACATTGCAATAGTCCATAAAGTGGGCCCAAATGCAGACAATAAACTGAGGCAGAGTGACAGCTAGATAAATGGAAAGCTAAAAGCAAGAAATCAGCAGGAAAAAACACCATAAGGCACAGTAATTCAAGGGTGAAAAGACAACAACACTATATATATACCAGGGAGATAATAAGACACAAATGAACTCAATCAAGGCAAAAATGTAtgtaaaaagagagaaagttaGAGGAGTAAAACACAGAGGAAAGAAGAAACAGTATACAGGATGAGCGCAGGATTCAGTTCCCCACATCGTTTTGTTGGCATTCGTTGGCATTTCGTTGGCAGATGCTATTAGGTGAATTTTAAGCAGAGGACCGCTAGCTGTTTCCCTGTTTGCACATTTTATGATAAACTGAGTTACAGACAGATGGCTGTAGCTTCAGATTTACTATAAAGATGTGAAAGGGTTATTAATTGTTGCATCCAAAAACTTCAGTGCAGCTATCAAATAATATCTCTGCTTCATATTTTCATCCAGGCTTCAGTTCCCCACATTGCTCTGTTGGCATCAGGTGGGGGTCAGCGAGCAGCTGTGGGTCTGGTGGGTTTCCTCCATCAAATGGAAAAGGAAGGTCTGCTGGACATGCTGCTCTACCTAGGAGGAGTTTCAGGGTCTACATGGTATAAACAGTGACACAAACATTAAATAGAATTCTTTATTTACCAGAATATATTATAAAATAGTCATTACAGTAGCCAAGTAGAAATAACATACTTTAGTGCATATACAGGCATGTTCATTGATATATGGTATGTTTTTCTATTTATGTTAATAAGCTTTTGGCTTGACATAATAagatttatatttcttttagaTTATCTTGTGATTACCAGCTCCCACGAACATTTACCACTGAAGAACTGAATGTACCGAACCCCCCTTTTTGTACCAGTTGTATGATTAGTTTTATTGGTTCATTTCTTTTTGGCTCCGAATGAGCAAACAGATGCTCAGTTCAATTCAGGATCATTTATTTActgtcaaatcacaacagctgTCACCTCACCTTTGCATTCTGTAAGTGCTGAATGCAAAGACCCTCCAGTATTCTGGAGAAAGCACCAACAATTAAATGTGCTCCTATAATCAAGCAATTTGTGAAGGTGggagggaaaaactccctttaacaggaacaAAACTTTGAGATGTCAAGGCTTGGAGAGTAGCAGGCTACTTGcatgtttgaagctttgtagTGTATGTACACCCACAGCATGTGGTCAAAGCAAAGCTTGTGAAACAGGCTGCAAATGCAAAAGAAATCAGCAAAAGAAGtcacaaaacataaaaagtgACCAAATAATAGTGTGTTTTATTCTGGTAAAAATCACTGATTACAACAAGACACAAAATCCTGGACAGCTTTTTACAAATTTACAGGTAGACAAATCATTATCAAGTCTAACATAAAAAgaagacaagaagaaaaaaaaaataactaaggGATCACTACAAGGTGCAATCACCTTATCTGCAACAAGGTTTTTCCTATTGACGTCTGTCTTGTATACCTGCCTGACTTGCTTATCTGTTAGGTCCATGGCCTCCTTGTACAATGACCCACAATTTAGCACCAACATGGATGCAGCAGTGTCCAGGCTGTTAGATTCTCCGAGTGTTAAACTTGAGCAAGCTGTGGATTGGTTGGGTGAGAGAGCAAAAGAAGAGCACTTCTCTCTTGCTGATATCTGGGGGGTCTTAACTTCAGCTGGAATTATGAAACAGGTACCAGTGCAAGCACAAAGACATACTATAGTTCATATAAATCTCATTTGAAATTCAGTTCTCTCTCTGCTGTACAGACTAAGGCTTTCAGAGAAATCTCTTGTGTTCCATCAGATGGACCTACGGTGTCTTTCAGATGAGGCCAACAGGAATGCCACAAACCCTTATCCCATCTACTGTGCTACTGAAAAGCACTGCTTTACTCATGGGCCTATAGAaggtacatacatacataaagaCTTGTTAGATTATCCCCTTATTAAGTGGTTTATAACGCACTCTCGCATCTATTAGGAAAATGGTTTGAGATAAGCCCCCACGAGGCTGGATTCACAGAGCTGGGTCTCTTTATCGAAATATCTCTCCTGGGCAGCAAATTCCAAAATGGAACGCTgctggagaaaaagaaagagatggACATGGTCAAGTTACAGGGTGAGTGTTTACAGGCTGAACAGGGAATATGAGATCGGTTTGATGATGACTAGAATATGTAcctgattttattttcactttccaCTTTAAACCACCAAAAGAAACACCAAAATTGTTAGTATCAAAAGGGCAACATGGTAGCTCAGTGCTTTCTATTGTTGCCAAGTCAGTACAGCGTAATTTTGTGCAGTCTATATATTCTTCTTATGCTTGCAAATGTTTCATCACAGTTTCAACTGTTATAGCAATGTGCCCCTTCTGTAGATGCCTAATCTCCTACACTGATGCATGATAGAAATATCATAACATCTTTGCTGTTATTTGTTAGGGTTTATACGGAAAAACTAAAGTGTAGCTTCAGGATAGTGGGTCTGGTTTAATTTAGTGGCCCATCAACCAACCAACAAAGAAGAAATCATCTTTCTGATGCTATTTACACGTGCACTTAGAGTAGGAAGACCCCAGAAAACGATTTAGGGACTGAGAACAAGAGCTGCTGTATATTTGTCTGATCTTATGGCTGCAGAAGATTGGACAAGTATACAGGCGCCAgaccatttaaagatttaaaacccagtaaaaggatttaaaaatagattcT contains these protein-coding regions:
- the LOC102081065 gene encoding cytosolic phospholipase A2 gamma-like, encoding MLCGYASRATGLLCVCIVMMGSMGLPVDNRRNLWTIPQQKNPALSEFKKYVHQSQSLSAGEQEFVLRRKQVVQKSLNKLGITCTLDMVPHIALLGSGGGQRAAVGLMGSLFQMEKDGLLDTVLYLGGVSGSAWSMATLYSDYQWSTNMGNAVSRLLKPGIEFTDVLIFLAKRAKDGHFSLTDIWGVLTSAFIMKQLDVRSLSEDGTSITNPYPIYSTVNKNCLQHDSEKGKWFEMTPHQAGFIDVGLFINTTNLGSRIHGAGSDIKGPELDMVTLQGLVGSALADDESLVNYILDWLKVLVGKEATDENNPLEFLWTKEGIKLNYTASSEMKILELHDVIFKDWGQKTLASLQLWSQNMDEGPARYYVSWFIQTLIAQIKKLEWGKTENFLYQYPDASVPSCIRIKEFLQLIDAGVMINMPYPPFLGEKRDTDVLIALEYGADETFRTLILARDYAAKLKKPFPKLEEKFLKEKDWPRPCYVFKGKKKEPTIVYMPLFNRQNCKDENEFKAKMKEFSTFQLPFSQQKIEFLLETVKANMRYSKDTLLREIAKAVIRRHIKASGGFPLWSLASDVQHFTGVLKTTDQGDKQEAAQP